Genomic window (Streptomyces sp. TG1A-60):
CGCGCACCACCACGCCCAGCGAGGGATAGCGGGAGAAGACGCCCGCTCCGCTCCTCGGCACCTGACCTGGACGGTGGAGCGGGCGCCCTCGCCCGGAACCGGTCGTACCCAAGTACTACGAGACGGCGCCACACCTGATCGACTCACGTCCCCACTCGCCTACAAGAAAGAGACCGAACATGAAGGACTTCCCGATTCCCACCACCATCAGCCCAGAGGCGCAGAGCATCCTGGCGATGGTGGCACAACTTCCTCAGCAGCCCGACCCCACGCCTGACGATGTAGAGGGTTGGCGCGCTCTCGCGGAGGCGGCAGCTTCCGAGGACCCGGCGACGGTGGAAGCGCTGGCTCTGGCTACGACCGGAGCGGTCGCGACGGATGTCATCGCGACGGTCGAGCCCGCGGAAGTCGACGGGGCAAAGTTCTATATCGCTCAGCCAGAGGGTCTCGGCGACGACGACGAACGAGTGCTTCTCTACATTCACGGTGGCTCGTTCACCTGGGGTGGCGGCGCCACCGCCCATCGTTCAACGCAGCTCATCGCCGCAAATCTCGGCGTACGCACCTGGGGGATGGACTACCGGCAGCTTCCCCAGGACCCCTATCCGGCCGGCCTCGACGACTGCATTGCCGTCTATCGCCATCTCCTGCGAACGCACAAGCCACAGAACATCGCAATCGGCGGCCAGTCCGCGGGCGCCAATCTCACGGCAGCGCTGCTCCTGCGGGCGCGAGATGAAGGCCTGCCCCTCCCCGCCGCAGCAGTACTCATCTCTCCGTGCGTGGACTTCACCATGGCCGGTGACACGCAGACCACGAACAGCTTCGCGCTCCCAGGCCCGTTCGACAACACGCTCGAGCTGTACCGAAACGGGCATGAACTGACCGAGCCGTACATCTCGCCATTGTTCGGAACCTTCACGGAGGACTTCCCTCCAACCATCCTGACTGCCGGGACAAGAGACTTCCTTCTCTCGGACACGGTGCGACTCCACCGCAAGCTTCTCCGCGCCGGCGTCCGCGCGGAGCTCCACGTCTGGGAGGGCGCACTGCACGGCATGTTCATGGGGCAGGCCCCCGAAGATCGAGAGCAGATCGAACAGGTACGCGGCTTCCTCGAAGACGTCTGGACGAGTGCCTAGTCCTCCTCTAAACGCGCTAACCGGACGGCTCTCTCGGCGCCGATTCTTCTGATGTCGAT
Coding sequences:
- a CDS encoding alpha/beta hydrolase — translated: MKDFPIPTTISPEAQSILAMVAQLPQQPDPTPDDVEGWRALAEAAASEDPATVEALALATTGAVATDVIATVEPAEVDGAKFYIAQPEGLGDDDERVLLYIHGGSFTWGGGATAHRSTQLIAANLGVRTWGMDYRQLPQDPYPAGLDDCIAVYRHLLRTHKPQNIAIGGQSAGANLTAALLLRARDEGLPLPAAAVLISPCVDFTMAGDTQTTNSFALPGPFDNTLELYRNGHELTEPYISPLFGTFTEDFPPTILTAGTRDFLLSDTVRLHRKLLRAGVRAELHVWEGALHGMFMGQAPEDREQIEQVRGFLEDVWTSA